A window from Peptococcaceae bacterium 1198_IL3148 encodes these proteins:
- the trmFO gene encoding FADH(2)-oxidizing methylenetetrahydrofolate--tRNA-(uracil(54)-C(5))-methyltransferase TrmFO: MQSKQVTIVGAGLAGSEAAWQLAKRNVPVKLYEMRPLKMSPAHHTDYFAELVCSNSLRAKAIENAVGLLKEEMRRLGSLIIDSADRNSVPAGGALAVDRTGFSQYITEMLSNHPLVEVVKEEVTDIPNDGVTIIASGPLTSDVLAERILQLSGDDYLYFYDAAAPIVSLESLNMEVVFSASRYGKGEAAYLNCPMNEEEYEVFYQALINAERAPLKDFEKEKHFEGCMPVEVLAARGKETLLFGPLKPVGLTDPRTGKRPFAVVQLRQDNSAATLYNIVGFQTNLKWGEQKRVFRLIPGMENAEFVRYGVMHRNTYLNSPTLLEPSLQLKAREDLFFAGQITGVEGYVESAAAGLIAGINAARLVNGIGVVRFPLDTAHGALMHYITTAESKNFQPMNITFGLLPPLEKRVRDKKQRNGMLAEKALASLADFIKDADI; encoded by the coding sequence ATGCAATCAAAACAAGTTACAATAGTAGGTGCAGGGCTGGCCGGTTCTGAAGCAGCATGGCAATTGGCCAAACGTAATGTCCCGGTCAAATTGTATGAAATGCGTCCACTTAAAATGTCCCCTGCCCATCACACTGATTACTTTGCTGAGTTAGTATGTAGTAACTCATTGCGGGCTAAGGCTATCGAAAATGCTGTGGGACTTTTAAAAGAAGAAATGCGCAGATTGGGATCATTAATAATCGATAGCGCCGATCGCAATAGTGTACCTGCTGGGGGTGCATTGGCGGTTGATCGAACTGGTTTCTCGCAGTATATTACCGAAATGTTATCAAACCACCCGTTGGTTGAAGTGGTGAAAGAAGAGGTTACCGATATTCCCAATGACGGAGTAACCATTATTGCCAGCGGACCGTTGACATCTGATGTTTTGGCAGAAAGGATACTACAGTTGTCAGGAGATGATTATCTATACTTTTATGATGCTGCCGCTCCCATAGTTTCGTTAGAATCATTAAACATGGAGGTAGTATTTAGTGCCTCCAGGTATGGCAAAGGAGAGGCTGCTTACCTTAATTGCCCGATGAACGAAGAAGAATATGAAGTATTTTACCAAGCTCTAATCAACGCCGAAAGGGCACCATTAAAGGATTTTGAGAAGGAAAAGCACTTTGAGGGCTGCATGCCTGTGGAGGTACTGGCCGCCCGGGGCAAGGAAACCCTTTTGTTTGGACCTTTGAAACCGGTGGGGTTAACAGATCCCCGTACCGGCAAGCGGCCCTTTGCAGTGGTGCAGTTGAGACAGGATAACTCTGCAGCAACACTATATAATATTGTTGGATTTCAGACAAATCTTAAATGGGGTGAGCAAAAACGAGTGTTTCGATTAATCCCCGGTATGGAAAATGCTGAGTTTGTTCGCTATGGGGTGATGCATCGCAATACTTACCTTAACTCACCAACACTATTGGAGCCATCGCTACAATTAAAAGCTAGAGAAGATTTGTTCTTTGCTGGTCAAATCACCGGTGTGGAAGGCTATGTTGAATCTGCTGCCGCGGGTTTAATTGCTGGCATTAACGCCGCTAGGCTGGTCAATGGAATTGGTGTTGTTCGATTTCCGTTGGATACTGCCCATGGCGCGTTAATGCACTACATAACCACTGCGGAATCTAAAAATTTTCAACCAATGAATATCACCTTTGGTTTATTGCCTCCGTTGGAAAAACGGGTAAGGGATAAAAAACAGCGCAATGGCATGTTGGCTGAAAAAGCGTTGGCCAGTTTGGCAGATTTTATTAAGGATGCTGATATTTAA
- the topA gene encoding type I DNA topoisomerase — protein sequence MAKTIVIVESPAKAKSISKFLGRNYTVKASMGHVRDLPKSQFGVDVENEFTPKYITIRGKGDIIKELKSAAKKADRVLLAADPDREGEAIAWHLQHILGIDESTPCRVAFNEITKNAIKNAVKQPRPINKDLVNAQQARRILDRLVGYNLSPLLWRKIKKGLSAGRVQSVAVRLIVDRDEEINAFVPEEYWSLTAKLFKVGHGSFEAKLNKYRGKKIEVKSKEQMDEVLAALREQQFVVDRISRKEKMRHPAPPFTTSSLQQEASRKLNFTARKTMVVAQQLYEGLEIGDQGTTGLVTYIRTDSKRVSETAKDEAKQLIMERFGPAYVPKEVKQAGKDKNDKKIQDAHEAIRPTYVNLDPESIKKYLTNDQYKLYKLIWSRFVASQMAASVIDTTSLDIKVADYVFRATGSIIKFPGFMQVYIEGRDDDKKEEEGLLPEVVEGDKLEVKALEPKQHFTQPPPRYTDATLVKTLEEKGIGRPSTYAPIVDTIQKRGYVVRENKQFYPTELGVIVVDMLKNYFPNILNVEFTAEMEDKLDKVADGQIDWVDILRNFYPSFNETLKAAEEAIGKVEIEDEVTDEICEECGRNLVVKLGRYGKFLACPGFPECRFTKPLLEPTGVKCPQCEGDVVLRRSKKGRKFYGCSNYPECDFVSWDQPVAEKCPQCAGLLVQKNGKNKQSYLKCVNENCGYKSTPAKD from the coding sequence GTGGCAAAAACTATAGTTATAGTGGAATCTCCGGCTAAAGCTAAAAGTATCAGTAAGTTTTTGGGTAGAAACTACACAGTTAAGGCTTCAATGGGCCATGTCAGAGATCTGCCCAAAAGTCAGTTTGGGGTAGATGTGGAGAATGAATTTACTCCCAAATATATTACCATTCGGGGTAAGGGCGATATTATCAAAGAACTGAAGTCGGCGGCAAAAAAGGCGGATCGCGTGTTACTGGCAGCTGACCCCGATCGTGAAGGTGAAGCAATAGCTTGGCATTTGCAGCACATTTTAGGCATTGATGAATCCACCCCCTGCCGGGTAGCATTTAATGAAATTACCAAAAATGCGATCAAGAATGCAGTTAAACAACCACGACCGATAAATAAGGATTTAGTGAATGCTCAACAGGCTAGACGGATTCTTGATCGTTTGGTTGGTTACAATTTAAGTCCGCTACTTTGGCGTAAAATAAAAAAAGGATTATCGGCTGGCCGGGTACAATCCGTTGCGGTGCGGTTAATTGTAGATCGGGATGAAGAAATTAATGCATTTGTACCCGAAGAATACTGGTCGCTCACTGCTAAACTATTTAAGGTTGGTCATGGAAGTTTTGAAGCTAAACTTAATAAGTACCGAGGAAAAAAGATAGAAGTTAAAAGTAAAGAACAAATGGATGAGGTTTTGGCGGCCCTTAGAGAACAGCAATTTGTGGTTGATAGAATTAGTCGCAAGGAAAAAATGCGCCACCCTGCGCCACCCTTTACCACCAGTTCGTTACAGCAAGAAGCATCTAGAAAGCTTAACTTTACTGCAAGAAAAACCATGGTGGTGGCCCAGCAGCTTTATGAAGGTTTAGAAATAGGTGATCAAGGCACCACTGGTTTAGTTACTTATATTCGCACCGACAGCAAACGAGTATCAGAAACAGCTAAAGATGAAGCAAAACAGCTGATAATGGAACGTTTTGGGCCAGCCTATGTACCAAAAGAAGTAAAACAGGCTGGCAAAGATAAAAACGATAAAAAAATTCAAGATGCCCACGAAGCCATTAGGCCAACCTATGTCAATCTAGACCCAGAGTCTATTAAAAAGTATTTAACCAATGATCAATATAAGTTGTATAAATTAATATGGTCTCGTTTTGTGGCTAGCCAAATGGCCGCCAGCGTGATAGACACCACTAGCTTGGATATTAAGGTTGCCGATTATGTATTCCGAGCCACTGGGTCAATTATTAAATTTCCTGGATTTATGCAAGTGTACATTGAAGGCAGAGATGATGACAAAAAAGAAGAAGAGGGTCTACTGCCAGAGGTGGTGGAGGGAGATAAATTGGAAGTAAAGGCCTTGGAACCTAAGCAGCATTTTACTCAACCACCGCCCCGTTACACCGACGCCACCCTGGTTAAAACCTTGGAGGAAAAGGGGATTGGGCGACCCAGTACCTACGCGCCCATTGTTGATACTATTCAAAAGCGCGGTTATGTGGTCAGGGAAAATAAACAATTCTACCCCACTGAATTGGGGGTAATTGTGGTAGATATGTTGAAAAACTATTTCCCGAACATTTTAAACGTAGAATTCACAGCGGAGATGGAAGATAAACTGGATAAAGTTGCCGATGGGCAAATTGATTGGGTAGATATATTGAGAAACTTTTATCCATCCTTTAACGAAACCCTAAAGGCAGCCGAAGAAGCCATCGGCAAAGTAGAGATTGAGGATGAAGTCACTGATGAGATTTGTGAAGAATGTGGGCGCAACCTAGTTGTGAAGCTTGGTCGCTATGGCAAATTTTTGGCCTGTCCAGGTTTCCCGGAATGCAGATTTACCAAACCTTTATTAGAACCCACGGGGGTAAAATGTCCCCAGTGCGAAGGGGATGTGGTGCTGCGACGTAGTAAAAAAGGCCGTAAATTCTATGGTTGTAGTAACTATCCAGAATGTGATTTTGTATCCTGGGATCAGCCGGTGGCAGAAAAATGTCCCCAATGTGCTGGACTATTGGTGCAGAAAAATGGCAAAAACAAACAATCTTATTTAAAATGTGTCAATGAAAATTGCGGCTATAAAAGCACACCAGCAAAAGATTAA
- the dprA gene encoding DNA-processing protein DprA: MTLNNRLYWLAWQLMLPGSGKTVWQIIDHFGGVEPAWHAGEKAFKGVPGIKSSTIESIIYQRRRINLEQEVTRLEKHGVAFITFDDDNYPIMLKEIFDPPPVLFVRGQLNSLAGTGVALVGSRKATAYGKTVAQRLAGELTVSGVNIISGMARGIDTAAHQGALAAGGYTIAVLGCGLDVVYPRENKALMYEIIEHGAVITEFPLGSAPEPWHFPARNRIISGLSQGVVVVEAADKSGALITADFALEQGKEVMAVPGSIYSNMSKGSHKLLKQGAKLVTEAADILEELGLEVLFDNIELASSHGLKLSVTEQQIYNILQGDPLHLEDILRQVELSSQDVMAALMFLEVKKLVKKLPGKMYVATK, translated from the coding sequence ATGACCTTGAATAACAGGTTGTACTGGTTAGCATGGCAGCTGATGTTACCTGGTTCAGGCAAAACAGTGTGGCAGATTATAGACCACTTTGGCGGTGTTGAGCCAGCTTGGCACGCAGGGGAGAAGGCCTTTAAAGGAGTGCCAGGTATAAAATCCTCTACCATTGAGAGTATTATTTATCAACGCAGGCGGATAAACTTGGAACAAGAAGTGACCCGGTTGGAAAAGCATGGAGTGGCATTTATCACCTTTGATGACGATAACTACCCAATTATGTTAAAAGAGATTTTTGATCCACCACCGGTGTTGTTTGTGCGTGGACAACTTAACAGTTTAGCGGGCACTGGTGTTGCATTAGTTGGTTCCCGCAAAGCCACTGCCTATGGTAAAACGGTCGCTCAACGCTTAGCTGGTGAACTGACGGTGTCTGGTGTTAATATAATTAGTGGTATGGCAAGAGGTATTGACACCGCTGCCCATCAAGGGGCACTAGCGGCCGGGGGTTATACCATCGCGGTGTTGGGCTGTGGTTTAGATGTGGTATATCCTAGAGAAAACAAGGCTTTAATGTATGAAATTATTGAACATGGTGCAGTTATCACTGAGTTTCCGCTGGGGTCAGCGCCTGAACCATGGCATTTTCCTGCACGCAATCGTATCATTAGCGGCCTCTCCCAAGGGGTTGTGGTAGTGGAAGCAGCGGATAAAAGTGGTGCGCTAATTACCGCTGATTTCGCATTGGAGCAAGGTAAAGAAGTGATGGCGGTACCCGGTAGTATATATAGTAATATGAGTAAAGGTAGCCATAAGTTACTGAAACAAGGGGCTAAATTGGTCACTGAGGCAGCGGATATTTTAGAAGAACTTGGCCTGGAAGTGTTGTTTGATAATATAGAGTTGGCCTCTTCCCATGGGTTAAAATTAAGCGTTACAGAACAGCAAATATACAATATTTTACAAGGTGACCCATTGCATTTAGAAGATATTTTGCGACAAGTTGAGCTATCTTCGCAGGATGTAATGGCAGCGTTAATGTTTTTGGAAGTAAAGAAATTGGTAAAAAAATTACCTGGTAAAATGTATGTAGCAACAAAATAA